The following coding sequences are from one Salvia hispanica cultivar TCC Black 2014 chromosome 3, UniMelb_Shisp_WGS_1.0, whole genome shotgun sequence window:
- the LOC125214829 gene encoding uncharacterized protein LOC125214829 yields MMVLMTNEQEHSESEISRPKKKKKQDGTSRPACSWVHFSREFIKEYTASHPESSGLKVATKAASDAWKLMSPEEKSKYTNRAREVWDKYLSTTPARIPKPRRQTKLVTRCSPGRLLNVLQQLTPDQKAAVKSMGFGSILNLRCRTLRRSLCLWLLEKFNTVRRSLEICGERIPLTPRDVELVMGLASSGKDVVNSGPDELIAELRKKYNASNRGISVRLLEERLAVPEAGEDFKRSFLLYVLGTLICPTARLDVSPSFLHFLTNMDTVHQYNWGKFLLDRLVREVARYRQGKQRAVGGCLLFLQLFYYESVAVGEPFELSPALFPCLSSWGEEEISEREKQERELGGYGCGEVVCKERGLGMGMLGYRTQLDSSNLGVMAPDAENYSLLEQVGYQAGEDQVNGGMITIEENMPINGDEGNTVCVDIEIDDPVRAPCRNAQYGCAEIVDYNKRREHEEVCISSPCACPLQKCHFVGSSAQLSEHFSSKHWDSGRRFQYNCPLPVTLNKNETFLVLQAEKDGILFLLNKGTESIGHTVMITCISPSSLKEQYLYDIVSERGNSCLRLKSYTNNFPGRVEGSPPVDFLLVPFGFLNATGQLDLEMCIWNSTDIGAD; encoded by the exons ATGATGGTGCTCATGACTAATGAACAAGAGCATAGTGAGTCGGAAATCAGTCGaccaaagaagaagaagaagcaagaTGGAACATCACGCCCTGCATGTTCTTGGGTGCATTTTAG CCGTGAATTTATTAAGGAGTACACTGCATCCCATCCAGAATCCTCGGGCTTGAAAGTG GCCACAAAAGCTGCCTCAGATGCTTGGAAATTGATGAGTCCAGAAGAGAAGTCAAAATACACTAATCGTGCCCGTGAAGTATGGGATAAATACTTGAGCACTACCCCGGCACGTATTCCCAAGCCAAGAAGACAA ACCAAACTTGTTACCAGATGCTCTCCTGGCCGGCTATTAAATGTGTTGCAACAGCTCACACCTGACCAAAAAGCTGCTGTAAAGAGCATGGGATTTGGTAGTATCCTCAACCTCCGATGCCGAACTCTGCGACGCAGCCTGTGTCTTTGGTTATTGGAGAAGTTTAATACTGTCCGGCGCAGCTTGGAAATATGTGGCGAGCGCATACCTTTAACTCCTCGAGATGTTGAATTGGTGATGGGATTGGCCTCGAGTGGGAAGGATGTGGTTAACTCCGGACCTGATGAGCTGATTGCTGAATTGCGCAAGAAGTACAATGCTTCAAATCGTGGGATTTCTGTCCGACTCCTGGAAGAAAGGTTGGCGGTCCCAGAAGCTGGGGAGGATTTTAAGAGGTCTTTTCTCCTTTATGTGTTAGGCACTCTAATATGCCCCACGGCAAGGCTGGATGTTAGTCCTTCGTTTCTCCATTTTCTCACAAACATGGACACTGTTCACCAATATAACTGGGGGAAATTTTTACTTGATCGGCTAGTTAGAGAAGTAGCTCGCTATCGTCAAGGGAAACAACGTGCGGTTGGCGGCTGTCTTCTGTTTCTCCAG CTTTTTTATTACGAGAGTGTTGCTGTTGGAGAACCGTTTGAACTATCTCCTGCTCTATTTCCATGCCTATCTTCTTGGggtgaagaagaaattagTGAAAGAGAAAAGCAAGAGAGAGAACTTGGTGGTTACGGATGTGGAGAG GTGGTTTGCAAGGAAAGAGGACTTGGGATGGGAATGCTGGGATATAGGACCCAATTAGACAGCAGTAATTTAGGAGTAATGGCACCAGATGCTGAAAATTATTCTCTACTTGAGCAGGTTGGCTATCAG GCTGGAGAAGATCAAGTTAATGGGGGCATGATCACTATAGAG GAAAATATGCCTATAAATGGTGATGAAGGCAACACCGTGTGCGTGGATATTGAAATTGACGATCCAGTCAGAGCACCCTGCCGAAATGCTCAGTATGGTTGTGCAGAAATTGTCGATTACAACAAGAGAAGAGAGCACGAAGAAGTCTGCATCAGTTCACCGTGTGCTTGCCCCCTTCAGAAGTGCCATTTTGTTGGCTCGTCTGCACAATTGTCAGAACATTTTAGTAGTAAGCACTGGGACTCAGGAAGACGGTTCCAGTATAACTGCCCTTTACCAGTCACCTTAAACAAGAATGAAACATTCCTCGTGCTTCAAGCCGAGAAAGATGGCATTCTTTTCCTTCTGAATAAAGGAACGGAGAGTATTGGGCATACGGTGATGATAACTTGCATAAGCCCGAGCTCATTGAAGGAGCAGTATCTGTATGATATTGTATCTGAAAGAGGAAATAGTTGTCTCAGACTGAAGTCATACACAAACAATTTTCCGGGTAGGGTTGAAGGATCACCACCTGTGGATTTTCTCTTGGTTCCTTTCGGTTTTTTAAACGCAACTGGCCAGCTAGACCTAGAAATGTGTATATGGAACTCAACTGATATAGGAGCTGATTGA
- the LOC125214830 gene encoding heavy metal-associated isoprenylated plant protein 21-like isoform X2, giving the protein MGALNYLLKLCTSTTTRNKRKSMQTVEIRVKMDCDGCERRVKNAIKHIKGVKSIDINRKLSRVTVNGYVDPNKVLKRVNNTGKKAEFWPFIPYNFVQNPHVAQVYDKKAPAGFVRNVQGATAPVPNATEEAMTYLFSEDNPNACSIM; this is encoded by the exons ATGGGTGCTCTCAACTATCTCTTGAAGTTGTGCACTTCCACCACAACCAGAAACAAAAGGAAATCAATGCAG ACGGTTGAGATCAGAGTGAAAATGGACTGTGATGGATGTGAGAGAAGAGTAAAGAATGccatcaaacacatcaaaG GAGTGAAATCCATCGACATAAACCGAAAGCTAAGCCGTGTGACAGTGAATGGCTATGTTGATCCCAACAAAGTTTTGAAGAGAGTGAATAACACAGGAAAGAAAGCTGAATTCTGGCCTTTTATTCCATACAACTTTGTTCAGAACCCTCATGTCGCTCAAGTTTACGACAAAAAGGCACCAGCTGGCTTCGTACGGAACGTTCAGGGTGCCACCGCTCCTGTGCCTAATGCAACTGAAGAAGCCATGACATATCTCTTCAGTGAAGACAACCCTAATGCTTGCTCtataatgtaa
- the LOC125215969 gene encoding protein AAR2 homolog isoform X1 — MDADTALELVKKGATLLALDVPPYTLFGIDTQMFSVGPNFKGVKMIPPGIHYIYYSSCNREGSDFSPIIGFFINASSSQVIVRRWDQKEERLVKVLEEEEDRYSDAVKRLEFDMQLGPYALNQYGDWIHLSNFITKDTVDRLEPIGGDITIACESEMFSGTSMDKSLAEQLKNSKFSGHEKKSQKQGCYYTTIPRVVKRKGIYGEDITSLNLDKTHLLETILIKEYGSDENALLAELQFAFIAFLMGQSLQAFVQWKLLVSLLLGCTESPLRSRSSLFTKFIKVIYYQLKFGFQKEQKGTGDVPQGVSALLEESWLSSDSFLHRLCKDFFSVVFEAPVVDGDLLTWTRRLRSLLEETIGWNFEENGAADGIDFDEEDEYAPVVVNLDGVF; from the exons atgGATGCAGATACGGCTTTAGAATTAGTGAAGAAAGGCGCTACGCTTCTCGCGCTCGACGTCCCTCCCTACACTCTATTCGGTATTGATACCCAG ATGTTTTCGGTAGGTCCTAATTTTAAGGGTGTCAAGATGATTCCTCCCGGTATTCACTATATCTACTATAGCTCTTGTAACAG GGAAGGCAGTGATTTTTCTCCGATAATTGGTTTCTTCATCAATGCAAGCTCATCACAG GTGATTGTTCGGAGATGGGATCAAAAGGAAGAGCGGCTAGTCAAAGTTTTAGAGGAAGAG GAAGACAGATATTCTGATGCTGTTAAAAGATTGGAATTTGATATGCAGCTCGGACCATATGCATTAAACCAATATGGGGATTGGATACATTTGTCCAACTTCATTACCAAGGATACTGTTGACCGTCTTG AACCTATTGGAGGGGATATCACAATTGCATGTGAATCGGAAATGTTTTCTGGAACATCCATGGATAAATCTTTGGCTGAGCAGTTAAAGAACAGCAAGTTTTCAGGTCATGAAAAAAAGTCCCAAAAGCAAGGTTGCTACTACACTACTATTCCCCGAGTTGTCAAACGAAAGGGAATCTATGGGGAGGATATCACTAGTTTGAATCTCGACAAG ACGCATCTCCTGGAAACCATATTGATCAAAGAATATGGCAGTGATGAAAACGCACTTCTAGCAGAATTGCAGTTTGCATTCATTGCATTTCTG ATGGGTCAATCTCTTCAAGCATTTGTGCAATGGAAGCTCTTAGTGAGCCTCTTACTTGGCTGTACAGAATCT CCTCTTCGTTCCAGGAGTTCTCTTTTTACCAAG TTTATCAAGGTCATATATTATCAGTTAAAATTTGGGTTTCAAAAGGAACAAAAAGGTACCGGTGATGTGCCACAAGGAGTGTCAGCATTATTAGAAGAGTCTTGGTTATCTTCTGATAGCTTTTTGCACCGGTTATGCAAG GATTTCTTTTCGGTAGTGTTCGAAGCTCCAGTGGTGGATGGAGATCTTCTTACTTGG aCGAGAAGGCTGAGGTCACTGCTCGAAGAAACTATAGGATGGAATTTCGAGGAGAATGGTGCAGCTGATGGAATCGACTTTGACGAAGAAGATGAG TATGCTCCAGTGGTAGTGAAtttggatggagtattttaa
- the LOC125214830 gene encoding heavy metal-associated isoprenylated plant protein 21-like isoform X1, with protein sequence MGALNYLLKLCTSTTTRNKRKSMQTVEIRVKMDCDGCERRVKNAIKHIKAGVKSIDINRKLSRVTVNGYVDPNKVLKRVNNTGKKAEFWPFIPYNFVQNPHVAQVYDKKAPAGFVRNVQGATAPVPNATEEAMTYLFSEDNPNACSIM encoded by the exons ATGGGTGCTCTCAACTATCTCTTGAAGTTGTGCACTTCCACCACAACCAGAAACAAAAGGAAATCAATGCAG ACGGTTGAGATCAGAGTGAAAATGGACTGTGATGGATGTGAGAGAAGAGTAAAGAATGccatcaaacacatcaaaG CAGGAGTGAAATCCATCGACATAAACCGAAAGCTAAGCCGTGTGACAGTGAATGGCTATGTTGATCCCAACAAAGTTTTGAAGAGAGTGAATAACACAGGAAAGAAAGCTGAATTCTGGCCTTTTATTCCATACAACTTTGTTCAGAACCCTCATGTCGCTCAAGTTTACGACAAAAAGGCACCAGCTGGCTTCGTACGGAACGTTCAGGGTGCCACCGCTCCTGTGCCTAATGCAACTGAAGAAGCCATGACATATCTCTTCAGTGAAGACAACCCTAATGCTTGCTCtataatgtaa
- the LOC125212400 gene encoding ELL-associated factor 2 yields MTGMNHSSEPSTAPQADQWYNITLGSSFHDHNPSKFCTFRYEFKPASIDKNQRGTLHKNKDNKVSVEFQNIQPGKPKVTFEGTSEDCKDNDAVLFFDGESFRLERVHRAVKRLRHNRKMGEYAGPGPGPGVASVGVADASSPLIARGIKHQPLNKDPYPALPVEVERIEIGNFKCSDAKPRPEKAVQIHVAQPDSSNLSPELKIDDQDEEDLDIMNVDEDDGNAGADGGTIEVKELDFDIIPHQTDTDEDIVDIDISDDGGDKEPNAAEALGAQVNAEAREGQTSSSSSSSGSDSSGSGSGSGSRSSSDSESSDADSVTSI; encoded by the exons atGACTGGGATGAACCATTCGAGTGAACCGAGCACTGCACCCCAAGCTGATCAGTGGTACAACATAACCCTAGGCTCCTCATTCCACGATCACAATCCCTCAAAATTCTGCACCTTTCGCT ATGAGTTCAAGCCAGCATCAATCGATAAGAATCAGCGGGGCACCCTGCATAAGAACAAGGATAATAAGGTCTCCGTGGAGTTTCAGAATATACAACCTGGGAAGCCTAAGGTAACCTTCGAGGGCACTAGTGAAGATTGCAAGGATAATGATGCTGTTCTTTTCTTTGATGGAGAGTCATTTAGATTGGAGCGGGTGCACCGCGCTGTGAAACGATTGAGGCATAATCGGAAGATGGGTGAATATGCAGGGCCAGGGCCAGGGCCAGGGGTTGCATCAGTTGGAGTGGCTGATGCAAGTTCACCACTGATTGCAAGAGGGATTAAGCATCAGCCTTTGAACAAGGACCCATATCCTGCTCTGCCT GTTGAAGTTGAACGAATTGAGATTGGAAACTTCAAATGCTCGG ATGCAAAACCTAGACCGGAAAAGGCTGTTCAAATCCATGTAGCACAGCCAGATTCATCAAACCTGTCACCGGAGTTGAAGATTGATGACCAAGATGAAGAAGATCTTGATATAATGAATGTGGATGAAGATGATGGTAACGCAGGAGCTGATGGAGGCACTATCGAAGTAAAAGAGCTTGATTTTGACATCATACCACATCAAACTGATACGGATGAGGATATTGTTGATATTGATATAAGCGATGACGGAGGTGATAAGGAACCAAATGCTGCAGAAGCACTCGGAGCACAGGTCAATGCAGAAGCAAGAGAAGGCCAGACTTCGAGCTCCAGTAGCAGTAGTGGGAGTGATAGCAGCGGCagtggcagcggaagcggcaGCAGGAGTAGCAGCGACAGCGAGAGTAGCGATGCTGATTCGGTTACCTCCATTTGA
- the LOC125212547 gene encoding 2S sulfur-rich seed storage protein 1-like produces the protein MAKLTALILLIVAIVGSASAYSYRGDKCEQEVEKVMPMRSCMMWAESKMRRGPFANRRYKEEHLNECCEELRQVSSECRCKAVKEMMLEMPQRHVEMQRMMCSLPTKCHMSSCACPRFAYHD, from the coding sequence ATGGCGAAGCTGACAGCTCTGATCCTCTTGATCGTGGCCATCGTGGGCAGCGCTTCCGCGTACAGCTACAGGGGCGACAAGTGCGAGCAGGAAGTTGAGAAGGTGATGCCGATGAGGAGCTGTATGATGTGGGCGGAGAGCAAGATGAGGAGGGGGCCCTTCGCCAACCGCAGATACAAGGAGGAGCACCTCAACGAGTGCTGCGAGGAGCTGAGGCAGGTGAGCTCCGAGTGCAGATGCAAAGCGGTGAAGGAGATGATGTTGGAGATGCCGCAGAGGCATGTGGAGATGCAGAGGATGATGTGCTCTCTCCCCACCAAGTGCCACATGAGCTCCTGCGCCTGCCCACGCTTCGCCTACCACGactaa
- the LOC125212060 gene encoding protein PIN-LIKES 2-like, whose protein sequence is MEIVNVIQSVIPLLKLITLTLFGLILAHPKSQLIPKAAFQLLSRLVFMLFLPCLIFINLGETITLHNFIRWWFIPLNVIISTAAGCLLGLVVAAVCRPPPEFFRLTVIMTAFGNTGNLPLAIVASVCHGADTPYGPECENTGTAYVCFAQWVAVLLVYTLVYHMMEPVSDSHHQEVGVGDEIEEDLPMTNNLSRPLLVEAEWPGVDEIATEHCKTPLIATVFAEDEEDAEASCSSPKSITCLAEPKLVTKIKFVANRTPFRHILQPPIFATVLALFVGMVPSLKPFIYGSDAPLAFITDSLAMMSEAMVPSVMLVLGGMLAEGPNESRLGTRTTVGIVVARLLVLPLVGIGVVSLGDGLKIFVAGDEMYKLVVLLQYTTPSAILLGAVGSLRGYAAKEAAAVLFWQHIFAVFSLTIYLVIYSKLLFAYD, encoded by the coding sequence ATGGAGATAGTAAATGTAATTCAATCCGTTATTCCGCTGCTAAAGCTCATCACTCTCACCCTCTTCGGATTAATTCTAGCCCACCCCAAATCGCAGCTGATTCCAAAAGCAGCGTTTCAGCTTCTCAGCAGGCTCGTTTTCATGCTGTTTCTGCCTTGCTTGATCTTCATCAATCTCGGCGAGACCATCACTCTCCACAATTTCATCCGCTGGTGGTTCATTCCGCTCAATGTCATCATCAGCACCGCCGCCGGCTGCCTTTTAGGCCTCGTGGTGGCCGCAGTCTGCCGCCCTCCGCCGGAGTTCTTCCGGCTCACCGTCATCATGACGGCGTTCGGCAACACCGGCAACCTCCCCCTCGCCATCGTGGCATCCGTGTGCCACGGGGCCGACACTCCTTATGGCCCCGAGTGTGAGAACACGGGCACGGCCTACGTCTGCTTCGCGCAGTGGGTGGCCGTGCTCCTCGTCTACACACTCGTGTACCACATGATGGAGCCTGTCTCCGACTCCCACCACCAGGAGGTGGGAGTCGGAGACGAGATCGAGGAGGATCTGCCGATGACGAATAATCTCAGCAGACCACTCCTCGTAGAGGCCGAGTGGCCGGGGGTGGACGAAATAGCAACGGAGCACTGCAAAACGCCGCTCATCGCGACGGTTTTTGCggaggacgaggaggatgCCGAGGCGAGCTGTAGTAGTCCAAAATCGATCACGTGTCTGGCGGAGCCGAAATTAGTGACGAAAATCAAATTCGTAGCTAATCGAACCCCATTCCGTCACATTCTCCAACCCCCAATATTTGCGACGGTTTTGGCGCTTTTCGTCGGTATGGTTCCGTCGCTGAAACCGTTTATTTACGGCAGCGACGCTCCGTTGGCGTTCATCACCGACAGCCTCGCCATGATGTCGGAGGCGATGGTTCCGTCGGTGATGCTCGTCCTCGGGGGAATGCTCGCGGAGGGGCCTAACGAGTCGAGGCTCGGGACTCGGACAACGGTCGGGATTGTCGTGGCTAGACTACTGGTGCTTCCGTTGGTCGGGATCGGGGTGGTTAGTTTGGGAGATGGATTGAAGATTTTTGTGGCGGGAGATGAGATGTATAAGTTGGTGGTGTTGCTGCAGTACACGACGCCGAGTGCCATCTTGTTGGGGGCGGTGGGGAGTTTGAGGGGATACGCCGCaaaggaggcggcggcggtgcTATTCTGGCAGCATATATTTGCTGTCTTTTCTCTTACCATATATTTAGTGATCTACTCGAAATTGTTGTTTGCTTATGATTGA
- the LOC125215969 gene encoding protein AAR2 homolog isoform X2 → MDADTALELVKKGATLLALDVPPYTLFGIDTQMFSVGPNFKGVKMIPPGIHYIYYSSCNREGSDFSPIIGFFINASSSQVIVRRWDQKEERLVKVLEEEEDRYSDAVKRLEFDMQLGPYALNQYGDWIHLSNFITKDTVDRLEPIGGDITIACESEMFSGTSMDKSLAEQLKNSKFSGHEKKSQKQGCYYTTIPRVVKRKGIYGEDITSLNLDKTHLLETILIKEYGSDENALLAELQFAFIAFLMGQSLQAFVQWKLLVSLLLGCTESPLRSRSSLFTKDFFSVVFEAPVVDGDLLTWTRRLRSLLEETIGWNFEENGAADGIDFDEEDEYAPVVVNLDGVF, encoded by the exons atgGATGCAGATACGGCTTTAGAATTAGTGAAGAAAGGCGCTACGCTTCTCGCGCTCGACGTCCCTCCCTACACTCTATTCGGTATTGATACCCAG ATGTTTTCGGTAGGTCCTAATTTTAAGGGTGTCAAGATGATTCCTCCCGGTATTCACTATATCTACTATAGCTCTTGTAACAG GGAAGGCAGTGATTTTTCTCCGATAATTGGTTTCTTCATCAATGCAAGCTCATCACAG GTGATTGTTCGGAGATGGGATCAAAAGGAAGAGCGGCTAGTCAAAGTTTTAGAGGAAGAG GAAGACAGATATTCTGATGCTGTTAAAAGATTGGAATTTGATATGCAGCTCGGACCATATGCATTAAACCAATATGGGGATTGGATACATTTGTCCAACTTCATTACCAAGGATACTGTTGACCGTCTTG AACCTATTGGAGGGGATATCACAATTGCATGTGAATCGGAAATGTTTTCTGGAACATCCATGGATAAATCTTTGGCTGAGCAGTTAAAGAACAGCAAGTTTTCAGGTCATGAAAAAAAGTCCCAAAAGCAAGGTTGCTACTACACTACTATTCCCCGAGTTGTCAAACGAAAGGGAATCTATGGGGAGGATATCACTAGTTTGAATCTCGACAAG ACGCATCTCCTGGAAACCATATTGATCAAAGAATATGGCAGTGATGAAAACGCACTTCTAGCAGAATTGCAGTTTGCATTCATTGCATTTCTG ATGGGTCAATCTCTTCAAGCATTTGTGCAATGGAAGCTCTTAGTGAGCCTCTTACTTGGCTGTACAGAATCT CCTCTTCGTTCCAGGAGTTCTCTTTTTACCAAG GATTTCTTTTCGGTAGTGTTCGAAGCTCCAGTGGTGGATGGAGATCTTCTTACTTGG aCGAGAAGGCTGAGGTCACTGCTCGAAGAAACTATAGGATGGAATTTCGAGGAGAATGGTGCAGCTGATGGAATCGACTTTGACGAAGAAGATGAG TATGCTCCAGTGGTAGTGAAtttggatggagtattttaa